Proteins co-encoded in one Eremothecium sinecaudum strain ATCC 58844 chromosome VI, complete sequence genomic window:
- the YLH47 gene encoding Ylh47p (Syntenic homolog of Ashbya gossypii AAR032W; Syntenic homolog of Saccharomyces cerevisiae YPR125W (YLH47)), whose amino-acid sequence MHSIKFFSSRTVTRAARFNCAPAYYRGVIVGRRYYSKSEDGNKKNQLSTSENPLVPVSKDPKAAKPTLWSRVKHEAQHYWDGTKLLGLDVKISFKLVMKMAAGYELTRREKIQLKRTTTDMIRLIPFSAFVIVPFAELLLPIALKLFPNMLPSTYESKKDKQKKLDSLRKTRAVMSEIIKDSKPHLKTNTIDEGQRLVFTQFYKHVRETGEPESREQLVQVARLFTDDTVLDNLPRPQLVALAKYINLQPFGTDVMLRYRIRYKMLELKKDDFAIYYEGVDSLDPNELRLACASRGIRNVNVNDSVLRENLNNWLNLRLKDKIPSSLLIMTTAYTYGDISSTKSLYDALCDVLSGIPDELYHEVKVNVVEEANATHKSKMAQLKEQEEIMKEEEQQEKDAVVKVKDELSLDELDEKAAQVTKVAEKTK is encoded by the coding sequence ATGCACAGTATAAAATTTTTCAGCAGCAGAACTGTTACCAGAGCTGCACGCTTCAATTGCGCCCCTGCATATTATAGAGGCGTCATCGTTGGTAGACGTTATTATTCCAAAAGTGAGGATGGTAACAAGAAGAACCAGCTGTCCACCTCTGAAAATCCATTGGTACCGGTAAGTAAGGATCCGAAAGCAGCTAAGCCTACCCTGTGGTCACGTGTGAAACATGAAGCCCAGCATTATTGGGATGGAACCAAGTTGTTGGGTCTCGACGTCAAGATCTCATTTAAACTGGTGATGAAGATGGCTGCTGGTTATGAGCTAACACGTCGTGAAAAGATCCAGTTGAAGAGAACCACGACTGATATGATTCGTTTGATTCCATTTAGCGCATTTGTTATTGTGCCGTTTGCCGAACTACTGCTTCCAATTGCTTTGAAGTTGTTCCCTAACATGCTGCCATCGACCTATGAGTCTAAAAAAGATAAGCAAAAGAAGTTGGATAGTTTGAGGAAGACCAGAGCCGTAATGTCTGAGATTATCAAGGACAGCAAGCCACACCTGAAGACCAACACTATAGATGAAGGCCAAAGACTCGTTTTTACACAATTTTACAAGCACGTTAGAGAGACAGGTGAACCAGAATCTCGTGAGCAGTTAGTCCAAGTTGCCCGTTTGTTTACAGATGATACCGTCCTGGATAACCTCCCCCGCCCTCAGTTGGTGGCTCTCGCAAAGTATATTAACTTGCAGCCATTTGGAACGGATGTTATGTTGCGTTACCGTATCCGTTACAAGATGTTGGAATTGAAGAAAGACGATTTTGCCATTTATTACGAAGGCGTTGACTCTTTAGATCCAAACGAGCTGCGTCTTGCATGTGCAAGCAGAGGTATCAGAAATGTCAATGTTAATGACTCCGTTTTGCGTGAAAACCTCAACAACTGGCTAAATCTAAGATTGAAAGACAAAATTCCATCCAGTCTTTTGATCATGACCACTGCCTACACCTATGGTGACATCAGTTCAACTAAGTCCCTTTACGACGCATTGTGCGACGTGTTGAGTGGTATTCCAGACGAACTATACCATGAAGTCAAGGTTAACGTTGTAGAAGAAGCCAACGCTACCCACAAGTCCAAGATGGCCCAGCTAAAGGAGCAGGAGGAAATTATGAAGGAGGAAGAACAGCAAGAGAAAGATGCTGTTGTCAAGGTCAAGGATGAGTTAAGCTTGGACGAACTAGATGAAAAGGCTGCCCAAGTCACCAAAGTTGCTGAGAAGACCAAATAG
- the CTR1 gene encoding high-affinity Cu transporter CTR1 (Syntenic homolog of Ashbya gossypii AAR030W; Syntenic homolog of Saccharomyces cerevisiae YPR124W (CTR1)) — protein MSTWGHVKHGGMDDSMGDDHSGSNMDSMAANSNHMMNTVFSTSYRGYPVLFSNLHASTRGEGFGIFLLIILLCLTYKAVIFLSWCLEVKWFKTIGADSQRRIVDDDQYKSSSSLNSTNKFTDDLEGARILPTLPTLMFDIFAPSWPELMQDLTRLVLTFISTMLIYATMLVAMTYVVLYFFAVVLGLALAESFFNRIKIVLVKRWELKREIRRRSNCPGGGNCEPGCGQATKTDARSSQDNRTAPLLRQEQKKSCCCDPVDPSEFEEDLIREANEAVKERELAGNMDVSLMPAEKFR, from the coding sequence GGCATGGACGATAGTATGGGGGACGACCATAGCGGCAGCAACATGGATTCCATGGCGGCGAATTCTAATCACATGATGAATACAGTGTTCTCTACTTCATACAGAGGATATCCAGTGCTTTTCAGTAATTTACATGCATCCACACGCGGCGAAGGGTTTGGAATTTTTCTACTGATCATATTGCTTTGCTTAACTTACAAAGCGGTTATTTTTCTCAGTTGGTGCTTAGAAGTGAAATGGTTTAAAACCATTGGTGCAGATTCCCAGCGTCGAATTGTTGATGATGACCAATATAAATCTTCCAGTTCATTGAATTCTACGAATAAATTCACGGATGACCTCGAGGGGGCTCGGATTCTACCAACGTTACCTACATTAATGTTTGATATATTTGCACCTTCGTGGCCCGAATTGATGCAAGATTTGACAAGACTAGTTCTGACATTTATTTCTACGATGTTAATCTATGCAACGATGTTGGTAGCGATGACCTACGTTGTGTTGTACTTCTTTGCTGTTGTTCTAGGCTTGGCCTTGGCAGAGTCGTTTTTCAACAGAATTAAAATTGTCCTTGTCAAAAGATGGGAACTCAAGCGGGAGATCCGTAGACGTTCGAACTGCCCAGGCGGGGGAAATTGCGAGCCTGGATGCGGTCAAGCTACTAAAACTGATGCACGCAGCTCACAAGATAACAGAACAGCCCCTTTATTGAGACAAGAGCAAAAGAAGAGTTGCTGCTGTGATCCTGTTGATCCTAGCGAATTCGAAGAAGATTTGATAAGGGAGGCTAATGAAGCTGTTAAAGAAAGGGAACTTGCAGGGAACATGGATGTGAGTTTAATGCCTGCTGAAAAGTTCAGATAG
- the SPT6 gene encoding chromatin-remodeling histone chaperone SPT6 (Syntenic homolog of Ashbya gossypii AAR031W; Syntenic homolog of Saccharomyces cerevisiae YGR116W (SPT6)), translating into MSGEEIAAEKVREKPEIEDSIGGEGDVPSDEEEGDDVFDSSEEDDDLDDDEEEARKIKEGFIVSDDEEDVSSSRKKRKRKHKRRAQEDEDHGKLSEDDLDLLMENAGVKRSTRPTAEGGKGKFKRLKRVGTSNEGEVNEQRSTVKSGVNRLEDFFSEEEDEEELDDNEERSVRSTKKDVIDELDDFIEDDEFSDEDEETRQQRKKLKQQRSKQSVQITGLSSDKIDEMYEIFGDGHDYDWALAVENEEDLENVEELNEEEDSDDPAEQKKKKITLQDIYDLQDLKKNLMTEEDIVIRRSDIPERYQELRVGLQNYGHLTPDDQLLEQNWISDKIAVDKNFDPSYDLTEFKEAIGNAVKFISKENLEVSFIYAYRRNYISSRDKNGFILTEDDLWDIVFYDIEFHSIIYKRDYVKKFYEQLNVDDPIVNEYFNDEAMTELNSLQDIYNYLEFKYAHEINEALLADSTSGTKKHLKNSSYEKFKSSALYQVINDVGITAEQIGQNIAAETQIHPVTDHPNSKPAESITAVLESSGSDLQVFAKNHKLACDTVQKYYSLEIGNNPKVRQKVRTDFYKYYIVDVVLTTKGKKEIQRGSPYEDIKYAINRTPNQFRTAPDVFLRMLEAESLHLLNIKIHMSSQSQYCDHLFQTALETTNTSEIAIEWNSFRRSAFYRALDKIFNDISQEIKDELKKTTQKLVANSVRRRFMSRLDQAPFIPNPREPKIPRVLTVSYGQGRFGVDAVIAVLLNRKGDFVKDYKIVQNPFDRDNPQAFEAAFDNIIQEAQPNVIGINGTNPKTQKLFKKLQEVIQKKQLVDKKGHNIPVIFVEDEIATRYQASERAAQEFPNKPTLVKYCIALARYVHSPLLEYVNLSMEELQSLSIHPHQSLLPRHIFQRALETSFVDIVNLVGTEVNKANDNSYYASVLQYVAGFGKRKAMDFLGSLQRLNEPLLARQQLITHDILHMTIFMNSAGFLYISWNEKSQRYEDLEHDHLDSTRIHPEDYHLATKVAADALEYDPDAIREKEEQGTMSEFIELLREDPDRRSKLESLNLEAYAEELERTTGQRKLNNLNTIVLELLEGFEELRNDFHPLHGDEIFTTLTGETDKTFFKGSIIPVRIERFKHNDIICVSNSQVECIVNAQRHLGAQLKRAASEIYEVGKTYPAKVIFIDYENISAEVSLLDHDIKHQYIPVDYSKDPAIWNLKQELEDVEEEKKISMAEARAKRTHRVINHPYYFPFNVKQAEDYLRSKERGEFVIRQSSRGDDHLAITWKLDKDLFQHVDIQELNKENPLALGRTLIVDGNQFNDLDHIIVEYLQNKIKLLNEITSNEKFKRGTKREVIQFIEDYSKVNPNRSVYYLSFNYEHPGWFYLMFKINAQSKLYTWNVKLTHNGFSLADYNYPTVIQLCNGFKTLLKSSSKSRPQELNNGGYYGY; encoded by the coding sequence ATGTCAGGTGAGGAAATTGCTGCAGAAAAGGTTAGGGAAAAACCCGAAATCGAAGATAGTATTGGTGGAGAAGGAGATGTTCCAAgtgatgaagaagaaggagaTGATGTGTTTGATTCCtctgaagaagatgatgacttagatgatgatgaagaagaagctagGAAAATTAAAGAAGGTTTCATAGTATCTGACGATGAAGAGGATGTATCGTCCTCaaggaagaaaagaaagagaaaacATAAGCGTAGAGCCCAAGAGGATGAAGACCATGGGAAGCTGTCAGAGGATGATTTGGATCTTTTGATGGAAAATGCTGGTGTAAAGCGCTCCACGCGACCAACGGCGGAGGGTGGTAAAGGTAAATTTAAAAGATTAAAAAGAGTCGGTACATCTAATGAAGGTGAAGTTAATGAGCAACGGTCAACTGTAAAATCTGGCGTTAATAGACTAGAAGATTTTTTCTcggaagaagaagatgaggaagaatTGGATGACAATGAGGAGCGTAGTGTCAGATCTACTAAGAAGGATGTTATAGACGAATTAGATGATTTTATCGAAGACGATGAATTttctgatgaagatgaagagaCTAGACAACAAAGGAAGAAATTGAAGCAACAAAGAAGTAAACAGTCTGTTCAAATTACTGGCCTATCCTCTGACAAGATCGATGAAATGTATGAAATCTTTGGTGACGGCCATGATTACGATTGGGCCTTGGCTGTTGAGAATGAAGAAGACTTAGAAAATGTTGAAGAACTAAATGAAGAGGAGGATTCAGATGATCCAGCAGAACagaaaaagaaaaagatCACTCTACAGGATATTTATGATTTGCAGGATCTTAAGAAGAACTTGATGACTGAGGAGGATATAGTTATAAGGCGGTCAGATATTCCAGAAAGATATCAAGAACTAAGGGTTGGTTTGCAAAACTATGGCCATCTAACACCTGATGACCAGCTTTTAGAACAAAACTGGATTAGTGATAAAATCGCCGTTGACAAAAACTTCGACCCTTCATATGATCTAACCGAATTCAAGGAGGCTATTGGAAATGCAGTAAAGTTTATTAGTAAAGAAAACTTAGAGGTTTCCTTCATTTATGCATATCGTCGTAACTACATCTCATCGAGAGACAAAAACGGGTTCATCTTGACTGAGGATGACTTATGGGATATTGTGTTTTACGACATTGAGTTCCACAGTATTATTTACAAACGAGACTACGTCAAGAAATTCTATGAGCAACTAAATGTGGATGATCCAATTGTCAATGAATATTTTAACGATGAAGCTATGACAGAATTGAATTCTTTGCAAGACATCTACAATTATTTGGAGTTTAAATACGCCCATGAAATTAACGAAGCGCTTCTTGCAGACTCAACTAGTGGAACTAAAAAACACCTGAAGAACTCCAGCTACGAAAAGTTCAAGAGCAGTGCATTGTACCAGGTAATAAACGACGTGGGTATAACCGCCGAACAGATTGGTCAAAATATTGCTGCAGAAACACAGATTCACCCTGTTACAGATCATCCAAATAGTAAACCAGCCGAGTCTATAACTGCCGTGTTGGAGTCTTCAGGTTCAGATCTTCAAGTATTTGCTAAGAACCATAAATTGGCCTGCGACACTGTTCAAAAGTATTACTCTTTAGAGATTGGCAATAATCCAAAGGTCAGGCAAAAAGTGAGAACGGACTTTTATAAGTACTATATTGTTGATGTGGTGTTAACAACCAAGGGTAAGAAAGAAATACAGAGAGGATCACCATATGAAGACATTAAATACGCGATAAACAGGACTCCGAATCAATTCCGTACAGCTCCTGATGTGTTCCTTCGTATGCTTGAGGCAGAATCATTACATTTGTTAAATATCAAAATTCACATGTCTTCACAAAGTCAGTATTGTGATCATTTATTCCAAACTGCACTTGAAACTACTAATACCTCCGAAATTGCCATTGAGTGGAATAGTTTTAGGCGGTCTGCATTCTATCGCGCTTTGGACAAGATCTTCAATGACATTTCACAAGAAATTAAAGATGAATTGAAAAAGACCACCCAAAAGTTAGTTGCTAACAGTGTTCGCCGTAGATTTATGTCCCGGTTAGACCAAGCCCCTTTTATACCAAATCCTAGAGAGCCAAAGATACCTAGAGTTTTAACGGTAAGTTACGGTCAAGGTAGATTTGGTGTAGACGCTGTTATTGCGGTATTACTTAACAGAAAGGGAGATTTTGTTAAAGACTACAAGATTGTTCAGAATCCTTTTGATAGGGATAATCCACAAGCTTTTGAGGCAGCTTTTGACAATATCATACAGGAAGCCCAGCCAAATGTGATTGGTATTAATGGTACCAATCCAAAGACACAAAAATTGTTTAAAAAGTTGCAGGAGGTGATCCAAAAGAAACAGCTTGTTGATAAGAAAGGCCATAACATTCCAGTCATATTTGTTGAGGATGAAATTGCAACACGTTATCAAGCAAGCGAGCGCGCAGCACAAGAATTCCCAAATAAACCAACATTGGTAAAATACTGTATTGCATTAGCTAGGTATGTGCACTCACCGCTACTAGAATACGTTAATTTATCAATGGAAGAGTTACAGTCGTTGTCCATTCATCCCCATCAATCTTTGCTTCCTCGCCATATTTTCCAAAGAGCGTTGGAAACGTCGTTTGTTGATATTGTGAATTTAGTTGGTACCGAAGTTAATAAGGCGAATGACAATTCATACTATGCTAGTGTCTTGCAATATGTTGCTGGATTTGGTAAGCGTAAAGCTATGGATTTCTTGGGATCATTACAACGGTTGAACGAACCACTATTAGCTCGTCAACAGTTAATCACTCATGACATTTTGCACATGACTATTTTCATGAACTCTGCAGGATTTTTATACATATCTTGGAATGAAAAAAGTCAGCGGTATGAAGATTTGGAACATGATCACCTGGACAGCACTAGAATTCACCCTGAAGATTATCATTTGGCAACAAAAGTTGCTGCAGATGCGTTAGAATACGACCCAGATGCTATTCGTGAAAAGGAAGAGCAAGGTACAATGAGTGAATTCATTGAACTTCTTCGTGAAGATCCAGACAGGAGGTCTAAATTAGAATCCTTGAACCTAGAGGCTTATGCAGAAGAGTTGGAGAGAACCACCGGACAAAGGAAGTTGAACAACTTAAATACTATCGTTCTAGAACTTCTTGAAGGCTTTGAGGAGCTAAGAAATGACTTCCATCCTCTGCATGGCGATGAGATTTTTACAACCCTCACAGGTGAGACGGACAAAACTTTCTTCAAAGGTAGTATTATTCCTGTTAGGATAGAAAGATTCAAGCACAATGATATAATTTGTGTTTCCAACTCTCAAGTAGAGTGTATTGTTAATGCCCAAAGACATTTAGGTGCTCAGCTAAAGCGTGCTGCGTCAGAAATCTATGAAGTGGGAAAAACATACCCCGCTAAGGTTATTTTCATTGATTACGAGAACATTAGTGCTGAGGTGTCTCTGTTGGACCACGACATTAAACACCAATACATTCCTGTTGATTATAGCAAGGATCCTGCCATCTGGAACTTAAAGCAAGAACTAGAAGACGTCGaggaggaaaagaagatATCTATGGCAGAGGCTCGTGCTAAAAGAACACATAGGGTTATTAACCATCCTTACTATTTTCCATTCAATGTAAAGCAGGCTGAAGACTATTTAAGAAGTAAAGAGCGCGGTGAATTTGTCATTCGTCAGTCATCGCGGGGCGACGATCACCTAGCGATTACATGGAAATTAGACAAAGATCTTTTCCAACATGTAGACATACAGGAGTTAAACAAGGAGAATCCACTTGCTTTGGGTCGTACGTTGATAGTTGATGGAAATCAATTCAATGATCTGGACCACATTATAGTCGAGTATCTCCAGAACAAGATTAAGCTATTGAACGAGATTACTTCAAATGAAAAGTTCAAGAGAGGTACAAAAAGGGAAGTTATACAGTTCATTGAAGATTACTCGAAGGTCAACCCTAATAGATCTGTCTACTATCTAAGTTTCAACTACGAGCACCCCGGCTGGTTCTATCTTATGTTCAAAATTAACGCTCAATCAAAATTATACACGTGGAACGTAAAACTGACACATAATGGATTTTCTTTGGCTGACTATAACTACCCTACTGTCATTCAGCTCTGCAATGGATTCAAGACACTTTTAAAATCAAGTAGTAAATCCAGACCTCAAGAATTAAATAACGGTGGTTACTATGGTTATTGA